TTCCTCGAGCCTGTTATGGTAGTCTCCCAGCAAGTCAGTTGCACCAGCACTGCTTAACCATGGTGTTGAGTTATCATTTTCCGTGGTGATTGTATTGATTTTCCATACTCCGGAAAAATTCTTAAACGTTGCAAAGAATATTTCCCTGCCGTTCATGTCGCCTTCCTGGACCTGGACCAGCTTGTATTCACTATCGGAGACTTTCGTGAACTCATAAGGTTTATCACTCCAGAAGTTGCGGACATCCTCCATGCCGTCCATGTATAAACCGCCGTTTTCTTCATATACACGAATCTCTACGTAATCTTCAACTGCCTGACGCGTCATGAAACTATCGAACAATTGGTAAAGCTGTTCTTTTGAGTTGTATGAGACAAACTTATTTCCCGGCTCACCGGTGGCATCTTCAGAAACTTCCTTCCTGAGGGTATTGTATTTCACTAAAAGTTCAACAGCTTGCTGTTCTTCGAAGGAGATAACAACTTCTTCTTCACGGATCAACTCATCCAGCAAAGGTTCATGTCCCTTTGCTTTTAAAATCGCTTCGGCAATTTTGTAAAACTCGCTTTCTGGCATACTTCCTTTACGCTCGACGATTTGATACATCCCTTCATCCTGCCAGGTAAGGAAAATGTGTTCTTCCGAAACTTTATTAATATGGCCATTCAAACCTTGAGCCAGTTCAATCGGGGTATCTGGGACTGGAAAATCGGGTTTGTTCTCTCGCATGATATAGGCAAAATAGTCTCCCTCATTCTGTCCATAAATATATAAATGCTCATAAAGATCCTCATTCGTATGCGTATGCTTGAAGACATATCCGTCTGGAACATACGGCGGAACGATCAGCTCCGGTTTTTCTTCTTCTGGCGCTTCAGCGACAGGTGCCTCCTCCTTGGCCGGAGGTGTTTCCCCCAGGTTCTTCGAATAATTAGAATCAACCAGCCAATAAATCCCCAAGCTGAAAACAACCAGCAAAGCCAGGCTCAATCCTGCCGGCACCACTCCGCGAAACCAGCTCCCCCGATGCTTTTCCTTCTCCTCAAACCGCCTGATGACATTCCGTTTCATTCTCGCATTGTATTCTAATCCGGTTAGTTCATCCTTCAGACCTGATTTCAGTTTCTTCAGCTGTTCTTCCAAGGTCAACACCCCTTTCCTGTAAAATTTCCTTCAGCAATTGCTTCGCCCTTGTGAGCCTGGATTTCACCGTATTGATGTTCAAGCCGCATACTTCGGCGATTTCTTTTTGGGGCATTTCCTGATAATAAAATAAATAAATGATTTCCCGGTATTTAACCGGCAGCTTGAACATCGCCTCGACCAGCTCTTTGTTTTCGGCATTCTGGATCAGCTGCTTTTCCGGACCAGCCTGCTGGCCCCCGAGCATGGATGAGATATAGCCACTGACGAAGACCTTCCGGTGATGCCAGCTTTTTAAATAATCCTTGCAATGGTTGGAGGCGACACGATATAGCCAAGTTTGAATTTGTGCCTCTCCCTGAAAAGTATCGAATTTCTGGTAGCACTTCAGGAAAATTTCCTGTGCCAGGTCCTCGGCAGTCTGCCTGTTCCGGACATAGGAATACGCGAGGTGAAGTACGTCCGTGCCATACTGCTCCATCAGCTCAACGATCACTTTTTCTCTCTGCATTGCTTCACCCCCAGCACTTTCTTTTCTATTTAGACGACACGCTTAGGTAAAAGGTTGATAAGATTTCCCAATATTTTACTTGGGTTAGCTAAGTAAAGTTTACTAGATTCGTATTGTATAATTAACCCGAATTTTGTAAAATAAACAATGCATACCACTTTCTGGAACTGGAGCCAATCCAGGCTTTGGAAAAATAGAGAGATACATAATTTAGGAGGGGAAAAATTGAGCAAAAAACTATCGGTCTTATTCATTGGTTTTGTGATGCTTCTGTCTGTACTTGCGCCAAAGGCATCGTACGCTGAATCTTTGTTTGAAGTGACAGTGACGATTGCAGGTCAAGAGTATGTAGTAGCAAATGAAACAAATTCTTTTGAAGTGAATGTCGACGATTTGATCGCCGATCTTGGGGTGCAGGAAACGGATAAAGTAGAAAAAATCTCCGTTGCCACTCCGGAGGGTGTCGATTCGATCACATTCGAATTTTTGGCTTTGAATGCATTCTTCCCGGATGCGATAATTGAAGTAGTGAACAACAAGGCGGAGTACGTTGTATCCGAATGGCTTGGCGACCTTGACCAGGGCAGCGACGGCGTATCCATCCAGAATCTTCGCCAGCTGATGCATGTGGTGAACAATGAGGCATGGGTAACAGCAACTGTTGATTATGCAGATGGCGGGTATGAAATCCTTGATATCCTATTTACTTCTGGCAGCGGCGTGGAAATTCCTGCTGTTAATGCAGTGGAGCTGACAGGAATTTCATTGATGACAAATATAGGAGAAGTTGCGCTTGTGAAGGATGGCAGCAACCAGTTCTACCTTGACCTTGCCGGCAATAACGGCACTGTCGAGGTGAACGCGATCAAGTTCAAGTCATCTACGGCAAAAACGGTATCACTATTCTCCAACGATTCTTATTTATATAAAGAAGAAACAGATTTACAGTTTGTTAATGGCGAGGCAGTGATAGATGTTGAGAAACTGATCACTTCTGAACTTGCTGACATTCTTGGTGATGGTGAAACTTATCTGACAAACTATCAAGAACTTAAATACATGGTAGCAAGCCTGTTCCAAAATACATTCAACGGATATGTGGCAGCTGCTGACGGCTCGCAGTCTCCATTCCAGGTCGTAGTCAACATAGACGGCTTTGTTGAAGAAGGCGGAAAGGTATATTTCTACGATATCGATGGACAGCGTGTAACTGGCTGGGTTGAATTCGATGGCGACTGGTATTATTTCAATCCTAAAGGCGGCGCAATGCTTGAAAACAGCTGGTTATTATACGGCGGCCAATGGTACTTCCTTGGCGCTGACGGTGTAATGGCAACTGGCTGGCAGGAATTTGGAGATCGGACTTACTATTTCACTGAAACAGGTGAGATGGTTAAGGGATTCATTAAAATCGACAGCAAATGGTATTTCTTCCACCCTGTTAAAGGCAGCGTGAACGAAGGTGTCCTGCAAAAAGGCTGGGTAAAACACAACGGCGTGACGCGCTTCATGGACCTGAACACAGGAGCTGCGATCACGAACTGGAAGCGAATCGGCGGCAAGTGGTATTTCTTCAATAATGAAGGCGAAATGCAAACTGGCTGGGAATTCACTGGCGGCAAGTGGTACTTCATGGATGGCAACGGCGTCATGAAGACGGGCTGGCTGCAGCAAGGTGCAAGGAAGTACTTCCTTGACACAGTGAACGGTGATATGGTGACTGCCTGGAAATACATCGGCGGCAAGTGGTACTACTTTGATAAAAAAGAAGGCAGCATGGAGACTGGCTGGGTATACGATGCCAAGAAGTGGTACTTCATGGATGGCAATGGTGTCATGAAAAAAGGCTGGGTATACACTGGCGGCAAATGGTACTTCCTTGACAACAGCGGCGCGATGAAGACTGGCTGGATCCTTACTGGCGGCAAGTGGTACTACCTATACAAGGACGGAGCAATGGCGAAGAGCACTGTCATCGACGGATATCGTCTTGGCAGCGACGGAGCATGGATCCGATAAAGTAACAATGGCTGAACCGACCTGATTGGACGGTTCAGCTTTCGTTTTATAGAATAAGAAAGTGTAAATTGCACTTCGACAATTGTCTAGCTCCAGCGCCTAGCCAGTTTTCATCCTCGACAGTGCTTCCTCGAGTATCTTGCGATAAGCGTCAGCTTTGAGCAGCTCGAGACGTTTCGGTCCGCCCAATGAAGTCAAAAACCGACTTCACCGGTCGGCCCTCCAACGCTTGTCGGGGCTGACCAAGGCGCTTACGCTTTTCATGCAATAGAGAAATTTTTCCTTTTAGTAGACAGCCAGATGGACATACTCCTGATAGAGGTGATGGATAAATGAAGAAGTGGAAGATCATCCTTGCGGCATTTTCGCTGCTGTTGATCGCCGGCGCAGGTTATGTTTATTACCTGCTCGAGGTAAAGACGTATGAAGTGAAGGACGAAAAAGTAGAAGAGGTTGTAAGCGAGGATTATGATATTGCTCTTCCTGAGGAAGAAAGCAGTGACGGAGCTGCACCTGCACAAGAAACCGCTGATGAAACAGGAGAAGAAAAGGATACAACAGCAGCCAGCGAAGAATCTGATGGTCAAAACAGGGATTCAAGTAATACAACAACGGAAACTACCAGTACAGGCAGCAACAATAAGGAAAGTACAACTAAGGTAGACAAAAGCAGCCTGACTGTATCAACAGATAAAAAAGCCGCAAAAACAGCTTCTAGTGAAAAAACAGATACGAAGCAGAAACCGAAAGCTCCGGCTAAGCCTGCTGCAAAAGAAATCGCGGCAAAATACGAGCCAAGCTTCGTCCAGCTGGAAGCACAGGCAAACAGCAAAATTGATGCGCTGGTCAGCCATGCGTACAGCGAATACAAAACGAAACAACAGGACGGCGAAAATGTCGATTACTTCTATTTTTACTCAAAATACAGCACGGCAGGGAAAATCCTTGAGCGGAAGACAGACAGCACATTCAACTATGTGTATAACGCGCTCGTCAATGAACTGATAAACAATGGCTATGATTCAACCGAAGCGCAGAAGTTTAAAACAGCGTACGAAGCAGCGAAAAAAGAAAGACGTTCAGCAATCCTGAATAAGGCGAAAGCGAATATGTAATAAATAGACCTCCTTCGATGGGGGTTTTTTATGTTTTCCCTCGAAGATTGTCCAGAACAGGCCCTTATTTTGCCTTTCTCATTTGGGCGACGTTTTCATTAACTCCTTCTCCACCTGAGGCATAAAGTATAGGGAAGGAAAACTTCAGCAAGCAGGTTATCTCAATTGGTTTATGGGTAAAGATATATTCCAGTCTCTTATATTCCTATAGATAGTATGAATATATTTCTTACTGGAAAATCATTTACAAATCTATTAAATTGAAATAAAATCAGTTTATGGAAATTCAGGAGGTAACAGGAAATGGAAGCTGAGACCCATACAGAGGATATGACATTTCACCAGGATCAAATCATCAGCTTGATCAAGAAAACGTATGAGCATGGAAATATGGAACAAATGACAATTAGCAAGCTGATGGAGCAGCTGAAGATAGATTTGCAGGGTGCGATAGCGAAATAGAAATGGCGGCGGAATACCGGGCCATTTTTATTTTGTTTATTTTTGTTTATGTAAGTCAATAAGAAACTAGTAATTTATGGTATATACAAAAAATGCCTACAAAATTACATAAATTAGGTTTAAATTATAAATTACAGGGAATCTTGTAAAGTTTGTAAAAAAAATGATATACTGGCGCCAAAAATCGCCAATTTCTGTGCTATAATACTTTTTGAATTTTATTTTGCGGATATCGGAGGATGTAACGTTGGAAGAAACAATTAGTTTGAAAGAACTGCTGGACACTTTGAAAAAACGCCTTTGGTTAATCCTTTCAATCACGTTTGTGGCGGTACTGGCCAGCGGGATTGTTAGCTACTTCTTTTTAACCCCGATCTATCAGGCTTCGACACAAATTCTCGTCAACCAAAAGCAGAGTGAACAGGCTGCCTATAACCCTAGTGTAGTACAGACAAATCTGCAGCTGATCAATACATATAATGGCATCATCAAGAGCAACCGGATCCTTGATATTGTGATTGAAGATATGGATTTGAACATGACAGCGGAGCAGCTGAAAGGCAGCATCAACGTCGGAAGTGAAACAAACTCACAGATTGTGAATATCTCAGTCCAAAATGCGGATAAGAAGCTGGCAGTCGATATTGCCAACAAGATAGCAAATGTTTTTAGTAAGGAAGTTGTTGTTATCTTTAGTGTGGACAATGTGAGCGTCCTGGCTGAAGCGACCGATGTCCAGACTCAGTCGCCAATCAAGCCGAAGCCTCCGCTTAACATTGCAATCGCGCTTGTAGTCGGATTGATGGCGGGTGTCGGACTGGCATTCCTCCTCGAGTATTTGGACAATACGGTAAAAAGCGCGCAGGATATTGAAAAGCAATTGGGAATGCCTGTTCTTGGCGTCATTTCTGTGATCGATGAAAAACAGATGGCAGCGAGAAAGCAAAAACGGGGACAAAGGCAAATGGAAAGAGGTGAGAGCGGTGTTTAAGAAAAAAGCCAAAGTACTGGGTAATTCACAGCGAAGCCTCGTCACATTGCATGACCCTAAATCACCGATTTCAGAGCAATACCGGACGATTCGGACGAATATCCAGTTCTCTTCTGTCGACAAAGAAATCAAGACACTGATGGTAACCTCTCCAGGACCTGCGGAAGGTAAGTCGACCACCGCAGCCAACATGGCTGTCGTGTTCGCACAGCAGGAAAAGAAGGTGCTGCTCGTCGATACAGACTTAAGAAAGCCGACGGTGCATTATACATTCAGCCTGAACAACACATACGGACTGACTTCGATTCTATCAAAGCAGCGGACACTGGCCGATGCTGTCCATAAAACGGACCAGCCTAATCTGTCCATCCTGACAAGCGGTCCGATCCCGCCCAATCCGGCTGAGTTATTGGGTTCACATGCGATGGCGCAATTCCTGGAGGATGCGAAAGGCGAATACGATGTCATCCTATTTGACACGCCGCCGGTGCTTGCGGTAACCGATGCACAGATCCTCGCCAACAAATGCGATGGCGTGTTGCTAGTCGTCTACAGCGGCAAGACAGAAATGGAAGAAGCAGCTAAGTCGAAAGAACTGCTGACAGCAGCAAAAGGCAAGCTTCTCGGAACGGTTCTCAACCATAAGAAGCTGCAAAGCTCAGACTACTATTACTATTATGGTAACAAATAACAGTCATTCGACAAAGATTCGACAAAATTCCCCCGTTTACCCATAAGGGGTATAATGGTAATATTAGAAAAGAACTATAAATGTGACGAAATTATGGAAATGAGTGGGCGGAATGATAGATTTACATTGTCATATACTAGCAGGAATAGACGATGGCGCACAAACGATGGCAGACAGCATCGAAATGGCGCGAGCTGCAGTTAATGAAGGAATCGACACAATCATTGCGACCCCTCACCACAAAAACGGCCGTTATGAAAATACGAAACAAGCAATCATTGAGAAGACAGCGGAGCTGAATGATGTACTGAAAGCAGAGAACATCCCGCTGACCATCCTTCCGGGCCAGGAACCGGCCATCCACGGGGAGCTGATGAAGGGAATAACGCTGGGGGAAGTAAGCACTCTGAATAACACACAATACATATTCATTGAATTGCCTTCGGGTCATGTGCCGCGATATACCGATAAGTTATTATATGATTTGCAGATGGAAGGGAAAATCCCGGTCATCGTCCATCCGGAACGGAACCAGGAAATCATCGAGCGTCCTGAAATCCTATATCAATTGATTAAGAACGGCGCACTATCGCAAGTAACTGCGTCAAGTATTTGCGGAATTTTCGGAAAAAAGATCAAGAACTTCTCAGAACAGCTGATTGAAGCAAACCTGACTCATTTTATCGCATCGGATGCACACAACACAAATAAACGCCGCTTTCATATGGCACGCGCTTATAATCATATTGAAACCCGTTATGGTGTGGATATGGTCTATTTCCTCAAAGAAAACGCCGAACTGCTTGTCCGGGATCATAATGTATACAAAGAAGTGCCACAGCGCGTCAAAAAGAAAAAATTCCTTGGACTATTTTAATCACAACAAGAAGCAATACATATTTGTCAGGAAGACCTGACCGGCGATGCCTCCTACCCGTTACCCATGGAGGCACTCGATCATGCTGTGGGATGCTGGGAAAGCAGTCCTTAGACACTTGAGTTGTCGATAGCATGGTGTGAGGGCGGGTTAGATGCCCATTAGTTTTTATCAATCAACCTTATATATATCTAATGAAAATTCATGTCAAGACACGTGTGTTTTCATTAGATATTTATTTTTGGCGCAAGAAATATTATTTAAAAATAGCATCTATCACTACGTATGAAAATAATAGGGGGATATGAATGAGTTACCACAAACGTCTGCTTTTGCTCGCCGGACTGGATTCTTTGATTGTATATGCGGCAGTTTACATTAGTTACATACCACTTCATCCATCAGTCCAAACCATAAAGTTTGAAAATATCTTTATCAGTGCACTCGTTCTCCTAATATGCCATCATTTATTTGCTTCGATGTTCATGCTTTACAACAAAGCGTGGGAATACGCAAGCGTCGGCGAGCTGATTGGGATCACCAAGTCGGTAACCCTCTCCGTCCTGATGGTGACTTTGTTTCAATACATCATGGACTTTAATGTATACGGACGAGTGCTATTCAGCACCTGGACATTGCTGATCCTGATGATCGGCGGCAGCCGCTTCTGGTGGCGAATTACCCGCGACCGTTTTATCAAGCCGGATAAGAATATGAAGCAAGTGTTGATTATCGGTGCCGGACAAGCAGGCACACTTGTCGCCCGTCAGCTAAAAAACAATCGTGAATTAG
This DNA window, taken from Mesobacillus boroniphilus, encodes the following:
- a CDS encoding YveK family protein, with amino-acid sequence MEETISLKELLDTLKKRLWLILSITFVAVLASGIVSYFFLTPIYQASTQILVNQKQSEQAAYNPSVVQTNLQLINTYNGIIKSNRILDIVIEDMDLNMTAEQLKGSINVGSETNSQIVNISVQNADKKLAVDIANKIANVFSKEVVVIFSVDNVSVLAEATDVQTQSPIKPKPPLNIAIALVVGLMAGVGLAFLLEYLDNTVKSAQDIEKQLGMPVLGVISVIDEKQMAARKQKRGQRQMERGESGV
- a CDS encoding N-acetylmuramoyl-L-alanine amidase family protein, giving the protein MSKKLSVLFIGFVMLLSVLAPKASYAESLFEVTVTIAGQEYVVANETNSFEVNVDDLIADLGVQETDKVEKISVATPEGVDSITFEFLALNAFFPDAIIEVVNNKAEYVVSEWLGDLDQGSDGVSIQNLRQLMHVVNNEAWVTATVDYADGGYEILDILFTSGSGVEIPAVNAVELTGISLMTNIGEVALVKDGSNQFYLDLAGNNGTVEVNAIKFKSSTAKTVSLFSNDSYLYKEETDLQFVNGEAVIDVEKLITSELADILGDGETYLTNYQELKYMVASLFQNTFNGYVAAADGSQSPFQVVVNIDGFVEEGGKVYFYDIDGQRVTGWVEFDGDWYYFNPKGGAMLENSWLLYGGQWYFLGADGVMATGWQEFGDRTYYFTETGEMVKGFIKIDSKWYFFHPVKGSVNEGVLQKGWVKHNGVTRFMDLNTGAAITNWKRIGGKWYFFNNEGEMQTGWEFTGGKWYFMDGNGVMKTGWLQQGARKYFLDTVNGDMVTAWKYIGGKWYYFDKKEGSMETGWVYDAKKWYFMDGNGVMKKGWVYTGGKWYFLDNSGAMKTGWILTGGKWYYLYKDGAMAKSTVIDGYRLGSDGAWIR
- a CDS encoding DUF4367 domain-containing protein gives rise to the protein MEEQLKKLKSGLKDELTGLEYNARMKRNVIRRFEEKEKHRGSWFRGVVPAGLSLALLVVFSLGIYWLVDSNYSKNLGETPPAKEEAPVAEAPEEEKPELIVPPYVPDGYVFKHTHTNEDLYEHLYIYGQNEGDYFAYIMRENKPDFPVPDTPIELAQGLNGHINKVSEEHIFLTWQDEGMYQIVERKGSMPESEFYKIAEAILKAKGHEPLLDELIREEEVVISFEEQQAVELLVKYNTLRKEVSEDATGEPGNKFVSYNSKEQLYQLFDSFMTRQAVEDYVEIRVYEENGGLYMDGMEDVRNFWSDKPYEFTKVSDSEYKLVQVQEGDMNGREIFFATFKNFSGVWKINTITTENDNSTPWLSSAGATDLLGDYHNRLEEIFKDAADAPDRKFKTYKSLEEINKNFADIATGDFLKKHLEDLVAEKPDGLYLVSDEAPSRYSYDFRSDLTRTSDTDYKLTQSQENNLYYTAEFVLQNGKWLINNIVTTQLN
- a CDS encoding CpsD/CapB family tyrosine-protein kinase; this translates as MFKKKAKVLGNSQRSLVTLHDPKSPISEQYRTIRTNIQFSSVDKEIKTLMVTSPGPAEGKSTTAANMAVVFAQQEKKVLLVDTDLRKPTVHYTFSLNNTYGLTSILSKQRTLADAVHKTDQPNLSILTSGPIPPNPAELLGSHAMAQFLEDAKGEYDVILFDTPPVLAVTDAQILANKCDGVLLVVYSGKTEMEEAAKSKELLTAAKGKLLGTVLNHKKLQSSDYYYYYGNK
- a CDS encoding tyrosine-protein phosphatase is translated as MIDLHCHILAGIDDGAQTMADSIEMARAAVNEGIDTIIATPHHKNGRYENTKQAIIEKTAELNDVLKAENIPLTILPGQEPAIHGELMKGITLGEVSTLNNTQYIFIELPSGHVPRYTDKLLYDLQMEGKIPVIVHPERNQEIIERPEILYQLIKNGALSQVTASSICGIFGKKIKNFSEQLIEANLTHFIASDAHNTNKRRFHMARAYNHIETRYGVDMVYFLKENAELLVRDHNVYKEVPQRVKKKKFLGLF
- a CDS encoding sigma-70 family RNA polymerase sigma factor; this encodes MQREKVIVELMEQYGTDVLHLAYSYVRNRQTAEDLAQEIFLKCYQKFDTFQGEAQIQTWLYRVASNHCKDYLKSWHHRKVFVSGYISSMLGGQQAGPEKQLIQNAENKELVEAMFKLPVKYREIIYLFYYQEMPQKEIAEVCGLNINTVKSRLTRAKQLLKEILQERGVDLGRTAEETEIRSEG